A region from the bacterium genome encodes:
- a CDS encoding L-alanine-DL-glutamate epimerase gives MKIKKVNLNFEYEPFKINLGFKGNYVTGLWEVITYLESENNYGIGLGTQSVLWSDADVFISNSAAGGNALMFSTTQFALNLLEGKNIESPVETIEEIFDDVHEYAKKITGKKNLRKTFTLNSLVSVDNALWSLYAKETGNNDFFNMIPAKYQSTLKYRHEKLACIPLISYSVSIDEVEKMVKEGYFVLKIKIGSDPEGDGDRDKMLKWDMERIKNIHHQLKNYTTPYTKSGKLPYYFDANGRYDTKERLWELIDFMDKIGCLSQVVIVEEPFSEDNEIDVSDFPVRIVADESAHTDKEIIKRCQMGYKGVALKPIAKTLSMTLKILNECEKRNMDYFCADLTVIPPLIDWNKNLSARIKPLTEMKIQMVEANGFQHYENWKKLLSYHPFYGKKWVDAENGIFVLDNDFYEKSGGIFDCSPHYKKLVIS, from the coding sequence ATGAAGATTAAAAAAGTGAATTTGAATTTTGAGTATGAACCATTTAAGATAAACTTGGGTTTTAAAGGAAATTATGTAACTGGATTATGGGAAGTAATAACTTATCTTGAATCAGAAAATAATTATGGAATTGGACTTGGAACTCAAAGTGTTCTCTGGTCAGATGCCGATGTTTTTATTAGTAATAGTGCAGCAGGTGGAAATGCACTGATGTTTTCAACTACTCAGTTTGCTTTAAATTTATTAGAAGGGAAAAATATTGAAAGTCCCGTAGAGACAATAGAAGAAATATTTGATGATGTTCATGAATATGCAAAAAAAATAACAGGTAAAAAAAATTTAAGAAAAACATTTACATTAAATTCTCTTGTTAGTGTTGATAATGCATTATGGTCTCTTTATGCAAAAGAAACAGGAAATAATGACTTTTTTAATATGATTCCTGCAAAATATCAATCTACTTTGAAATATAGACATGAAAAACTTGCCTGTATTCCTTTAATTTCATATTCAGTGTCAATTGATGAGGTAGAAAAGATGGTAAAAGAAGGATATTTTGTTCTTAAAATAAAAATTGGTTCTGACCCAGAAGGTGATGGTGATAGAGATAAAATGCTTAAATGGGATATGGAAAGAATAAAAAATATTCACCATCAACTTAAAAATTATACAACACCATATACAAAATCAGGTAAATTACCATATTATTTTGATGCTAATGGAAGATATGATACAAAAGAACGACTATGGGAATTGATTGATTTTATGGATAAAATAGGTTGTCTATCACAGGTAGTTATAGTTGAAGAACCATTTTCAGAAGATAACGAAATTGATGTAAGTGATTTTCCTGTTCGGATAGTTGCAGATGAAAGTGCTCATACAGACAAAGAAATTATAAAAAGATGCCAGATGGGTTATAAAGGAGTTGCTTTAAAACCAATTGCTAAAACATTAAGTATGACTTTGAAAATTCTAAACGAGTGTGAGAAAAGAAATATGGACTATTTTTGTGCAGACCTTACAGTTATTCCCCCACTAATTGATTGGAATAAAAATCTCTCTGCAAGAATAAAACCATTGACAGAAATGAAAATTCAAATGGTAGAAGCAAATGGTTTTCAGCATTATGAAAACTGGAAAAAACTTCTTTCTTATCATCCTTTTTATGGGAAAAAGTGGGTTGACGCAGAAAATGGTATTTTTGTTCTTGACAATGATTTTTATGAAAAAAGTGGAGGAATTTTTGATTGCTCTCCTCACTATAAAAAACTTGTTATTTCCTGA